The segment GCCTCTGCTTTCCGTGGTCGCGGAAAAGCGCGAAGCCGAAGCCTCGGGACTGACCCATCGCGCCGACTGGGCGTGCATCAAGGTTGAGACGCGAGCGGGCGGTTCACGCATGTCGTCGCTGACCGCCTGCCTCAACGCGGCGAAATTGCCGTGCCGGATGATCGCCGGCTACGGACATGAACGCTGCCTCGTGCTGTGGCAGCACCGCTATGAGGCCCTGGCGATCCTGCGCGCCTTCTTCGGCCGGAAGCCCACGCGGCGCCCCTACGCGTCGGCGGCCTGACCCAAAGGACAGTCCGCACGGCTGTCCCGCCGTCTTGCGGGCGGCTATTCTGGCCTATCGGGAGCCGTGTCCACCGACCGGTCCGTACACGGAGAGCGCCGGTGACATCCACCTCCCCCTTCCTGCCCGAACCGACGCCCGTGGCGTTGCTCAAAGACCTGGACATTCCTCCCCGGCCGGCAATACTTGAACGGCTTTTCTCTCTGCGGAACAGC is part of the Paludibacterium paludis genome and harbors:
- a CDS encoding ACT domain-containing protein: MTVTANIYLDPRRYAICLVDESSYYDLPLVPLCVLGQKGPLLSVVAEKREAEASGLTHRADWACIKVETRAGGSRMSSLTACLNAAKLPCRMIAGYGHERCLVLWQHRYEALAILRAFFGRKPTRRPYASAA